One segment of Candidatus Neomarinimicrobiota bacterium DNA contains the following:
- a CDS encoding sialate O-acetylesterase: MGIKRKALGLAVCLWALPSTPYASDETPQTAPGPRQNLHVYLLIGQSNMAGRAPFTGDESKPIERCFLLDDSGHWEPAANPLNRYSTIRKDISKQKMGPGYHFAQTMLEVDENINLGLVVNARGGSEIEEWAQGSKFYQEALRRVSGARKTGTLKGILWHQGEADVENPDKYIDKLSELVSRFRKDLALPELPFIAGQIDGVPAINEQTALLPDRLPFTGFVSSEGLTIFEEWHFDAASVKLMGKRYAEEMLKIQSQAGK, from the coding sequence TGGGTATAAAACGGAAGGCTTTGGGGTTGGCTGTTTGCCTGTGGGCTCTGCCCAGCACCCCCTATGCTTCAGATGAAACACCTCAGACAGCACCTGGCCCAAGACAGAACCTGCATGTATATCTCCTCATTGGTCAGTCAAATATGGCGGGCCGTGCACCTTTCACGGGAGACGAATCCAAACCCATTGAGCGCTGCTTCCTGCTTGATGATAGCGGTCACTGGGAGCCGGCCGCAAACCCACTAAATCGTTACTCGACCATTCGCAAGGATATCAGCAAACAAAAAATGGGTCCCGGGTATCATTTTGCGCAGACTATGCTGGAAGTCGATGAAAATATTAATCTAGGGCTGGTTGTAAATGCCAGAGGTGGGTCAGAGATTGAAGAATGGGCTCAGGGGTCCAAATTTTATCAGGAGGCACTGAGGCGGGTGTCAGGGGCGAGGAAGACTGGAACGCTCAAGGGAATTCTTTGGCACCAGGGAGAAGCTGATGTTGAGAATCCGGATAAATATATTGATAAACTCTCGGAGCTTGTGTCACGCTTCAGAAAAGACCTGGCACTGCCAGAGTTGCCCTTTATTGCAGGACAAATCGATGGTGTGCCTGCCATTAATGAACAAACCGCCTTGCTCCCAGACCGCCTGCCCTTCACGGGATTTGTGAGCTCAGAGGGGCTAACAATTTTTGAGGAATGGCATTTCGACGCTGCCAGTGTGAAGCTTATGGGGAAACGCTATGCAGAAGAAATGTTAAAGATCCAAAGCCAGGCAGGGAAGTAA